From the genome of Arvicola amphibius chromosome 9, mArvAmp1.2, whole genome shotgun sequence, one region includes:
- the Mterf3 gene encoding transcription termination factor 3, mitochondrial produces the protein MALLAEQMPRWFNSIKLSNFIKAAQITKRSTRPGKTLSNGFSSQAPLFSDNCFLLWGIKTYKTSSLWNSFQTANSNRPENSSEQNTLLPSVSEKPERIPSLESKLFLEELDDLPSLSPIQPISEEEAIQIVAHPLLPLSSFTLGDYIDHSETLQQLVQLGVDLSKIERHLDVANFLLRLDFEKDIKQILLFLKDLGLEDSHLGPFLTKNYAIFSENLENLKTRVAYLQSKHFSKTDIARMVRNAPFLLSFSVERLDNRLGFFQKELELSVKKTRDLVVRLPRLLTGSLEPVKENMKVYRLELGFKHNEIQHMVTRVPKMLTANKRKLMETFDYVHNVMNIPHHIIVKFPQVFNTRMFKIKERHLFLVYLGKAQYDPAKPNYISLDKIVSIPDEVFCKEIAKTSVNDFEKFLKTL, from the exons atggcCCTGTTAGCTGAACAGATGCCCAGATGGTTCAACTCAATTAAATTGAGTAATTTCATTAAAGCTGCACAGATCACAAAACGCTCTACAAGACCAGGAAAAACATTGTCAAATGGCTTCTCGTCTCAGGCTCCGTTGTTCTCTGACAATTGCTTTCTCCTCTGGGGAATTAAGACTTACAAGACATCCTCCTTGTGGAATAGTTTCCAGACTGCCAACTCCAATAGGCCAGAGAACAGTTCTGAGCAAAACACTCTGCTCCCTTCAGTGAGTGAAAAGCCGGAGAGGATACCCAGCCTTGAATCCAAGCTGTTTCTTGAAG AATTGGATGACTTACCCTCGCTGTCTCCGATACAACCAATTTCAGAGGAGGAGGCTATTCAGATTGTTGCACACCCTCTATTGCCCTTATCCTCCTTCACTCTTGGAGACTACATAGATCATTCCGAGACTCTGCAGCAGCTAGTACAGCTTG GAGTGGATTTGTCAAAGATAGAAAGACAtcttgatgtagccaacttccttctAAGACTGGATTTTGAAAAAGACATTAAGCAAATACTCCTATTTCTTAAAGATTTGGGTTTAGAAGATAGCCACCTGGGACCATTCCTGACAAAAAATTATGCtattttctctgaaaatcttGAAAATCTTAAGACAAG AGTAGCTTATCTACAATCAAAACATTTCAGTAAGACAGATATTGCGCGGATGGTCAGAAATGCACCATTTCTGTTGAGCTTCTCCGTGGAAAGACTGGATAACAGACTAGGGTTTTTTCAGAAAGAGCTTGAACTGAGTGtgaaaaag ACTAGAGATCTGGTTGTTCGTCTTCCAAGGCTACTAACAGGAAGTCTGGAGCCTGTGAAGGAAAATATGAAG GTTTATCGCCTTGAACTTGGTTTTAAACATAATGAAATTCAACATATGGTCACCAGAGTCCCAAAGATGCTAACTGCAAACAAAAGGAAACTTATGGAAACTTTTGATTATGTACACAACGTGATGAATATTCCCCACCACATCATTGTCAAGTTCCCTCAG gtATTTAATAcaagaatgtttaaaattaaagaaagacacTTGTTTCTTGTCTACTTGGGAAAAGCACAGTATGATCCAGCAAAACCTAACTATATCTCTTTGGACAAGATCGTATCTATTCCTGATGAAGTATTCTGCAAAGAGATTGCCAAAACTTCAGTAAATGATTTTGAGAAATTCTTAAAAACACTTTAG